GTACGGGCCATACTCAAGACAGCCAGCGAGCGACTCTCGTCCGAGATGGGCTTCAAGATCGCTTGATCGTCCCCGTCGCTCGCTACTGCCAGGCCCTGCCGCCGGGGAAGCTGTAACGCTCCAGCGACTCGGGACGAACCTCGATGCTGTACCCCGGAGCCTCGGGCATCTGGTAGCGTCCGCGCACGATCCGAACCGGATGAACGAAGTGTTCGTGCAGGTGATCGACGTACTCGATCACGCGATTCTCCAGTTGCATCGAACCGCGCAGGTAGTCGAACGCGGAGAGATGCTGCACGTACTCGCATAGCCCTACGCCGCCCGCGTGCGGACAGACCGGAACGCCGAACTTCGCGGCCATCAGGATGATGGCGAGGTTCTCATTGACGCCGCCGACACGGCAGCTATCGATCTGGCACACGTCGATCGAACCGGCCTGCAGCATCTGCTTGAACATGACACGATTGTGCGCGTGCTCGCCGGTGGCGATGCGGATCGGCGCTACCTCGCGGCGAATGCGGGCGTGCCCGAGGATGTCGTCCGGGCTCGTCGGCTCCTCCATCCACCACACGTCCAGTTCCTTGAAACGCAGCGTGCGCTCAATCGCCTCGGCCACACTCCACTTCTGGTTGGCATCGAGCATCAGCTTGTTCTGCCAGCCGATCTCCTCGCGAACGATACGGCCTCGGCGCAGGTCGTCCACGGGATCGCCGCCGACCTTCAGCTTGAAGTGCGTCCAGCCCTCCGCAAGCCCCTCGCGGCAGAGACGCTGTATCTTCTCGTCGCTAAAGCCGAACCATCCGGCTGAGGTCGTATAAGCCTGATAGCCATCGCGCGTAAGCTGCTCGATCCGTGCCTCCATGCCGATGCGGCTCACACGCAGGTGCTCGAGCGCCTCGTCACGCGAGAGCGCATCGTCGATGTAGCGGAAGTCGATGGCGGAGACGATCTGCTCCGGCTCCATCTCGGCCAGCAATCGCCACAGCGGCTTGCCCTCCACCTTGGCGTAGAGGTCCCACACGGCGTTGATGAGCGCGGCGGTGGCGAGCTGGATGACGCCCTTCTCCGGGCCCAGCCAGCGGAACTGGCTCTCGTCGGTGAGCGTGCGCGAGAAGGCGCACATGTTCTCGGTCAGCGAGTGCAACGAGCGCCCCTTGATGAAGGTTGCGAGATAGTTCAGCGCGGAGACGCAGAGGTCGGTCCCGCGGCCCAGAGTGAACGTGAGTCCGTGGCCCTCGACGCCCGCGTCCGTCTCGAGGATGCAGTATGCGGCCGAGTAGTCCGGATCCTTGTTCACGGCATCAGACCCGATGCTCTCGCGGGAGGTGGGGAAACGAAGGTCGATGACCCGGAC
This is a stretch of genomic DNA from Granulicella sp. WH15. It encodes these proteins:
- a CDS encoding enolase C-terminal domain-like protein; protein product: MRDVTIQNVRVIDLRFPTSRESIGSDAVNKDPDYSAAYCILETDAGVEGHGLTFTLGRGTDLCVSALNYLATFIKGRSLHSLTENMCAFSRTLTDESQFRWLGPEKGVIQLATAALINAVWDLYAKVEGKPLWRLLAEMEPEQIVSAIDFRYIDDALSRDEALEHLRVSRIGMEARIEQLTRDGYQAYTTSAGWFGFSDEKIQRLCREGLAEGWTHFKLKVGGDPVDDLRRGRIVREEIGWQNKLMLDANQKWSVAEAIERTLRFKELDVWWMEEPTSPDDILGHARIRREVAPIRIATGEHAHNRVMFKQMLQAGSIDVCQIDSCRVGGVNENLAIILMAAKFGVPVCPHAGGVGLCEYVQHLSAFDYLRGSMQLENRVIEYVDHLHEHFVHPVRIVRGRYQMPEAPGYSIEVRPESLERYSFPGGRAWQ